TTTTTGGCATGTGTCACAACATAGCCATGAAAAGAGACTCGATctgtgcaaaaggtgcacttctTAAGGTTACCAAACAAGTGCGCATCATGTAgagcataaaaaatagcacGCAAATGATCAAGATGGTCTTCTAGTGTTTTgctatagatcagaatgtcatcaaAATATACTACCACAAATCTGCCAATAAAAGTGCACAAAACTTCATTCATCAGTCTCATGAAAGTACTGGGTGCATTAGTGAGCCCAAAAGGCATGACCAGCCATTAATACAAGCCAAACTTAGTTTTAAACGCTATTTTACATTCATCTCCAAGATTCATGCGAATTTGatggtaaccactacgcaaatcaatttTAGAGAACACAATTGAGCCACTCaattcatcaagcatatcatctaACCTAGGAATAGGATGACAATATTTGATTGTGATGTTGTTTATCGCTCTACAATTGACACACATGCGCCATGACCCATCTCTCTTAGGAACTAAAAGCACGGGAACAACATAAGGGCTAAGAGACTCACGCACATAACCTTTGTCAAGCAATTCTTGCACTTGGCGTTGAATCTCTTTGGTCTCTTCCAGATTAGTTCTGTATGGAGCACGGTTGGGCAAGGAGGCCCTGGGAATAAGGTCAATCTAGTGCTCAATCCCACGAATCGGCGGCAGCCCCGATGGCACCTTCTTAGGAAAAATGTCTGCATATTCCTGCAAAAGGTCAGTGACAATAGGAGGCAAGGAAGAAGGTATGTCCTCAAGTGAAAACAAAGTTTGTTTGCAAATCAAGGCATAGCAAACAGCAGTGGTAGCATCAATCTCATTCAATTCAGATTTAGTAGCAATGAAACATGACCCTTTCAGCTTGATCTCCTTTTTATTATCATAAACATGTTTGGCATTGTTCTTTTTATGCTTCTCAAGGTCGTTTGTCACAATCTGATTTTCACTTTTACTAAGTTCCTGATTCTTCAGATTACTAGCTCTAGTAAGTTCATCTTTTAGAATTTCTTCAGGAGACATTGGATGCAACACAATCTTTTTACCATGGTATAGAAAAGAATACTGATTTGATCTACCATGATGCATAGAATCTTTATCAAATTGTCATGGCCTTCCTAGCAGAATGCTACATGCTTGCATTGGCACAACATCACATTCAACACCATCTTTATAGGAGCCGATGGCAAAATTGATTCGCACAAGTTTGGTTACCTTTGCCTTACCGCTATTATTTAGCCATTGAATGCAATATGGATGTGGGTGAGGTTTGGTAGTAAGCGCAAGCTTCTCCACCATGTCGCTGCtggccaagttgttgcagctacCTCCATCGATGATCACACAACACGAACGCTCTTTGATGACACACTTTGTTTGGAACAATGTGTGCCGCTGATTTTGCTATGCCTTCTCCATTTGTGCGCTTAGCACGCACTGCACAATGAGGCTCTCATAGCGGTCGGCTTCAGCTGCATTAATATGTTCTTTCGGGCAGCCCTCACTTCCTGCATGGTCAGCCGCAAGCAATGCAAGTGTATCTTCATCAAGTTCACTAGCAGATGAGTACTCACTATCATTTTTGGCCACCAAAACACACTTGCTTGGGTAGTCACGCATGACATGTCCAAATCCCTTGCAGCGGTGGCATTGAACGTCTCTTGTTCTGCCCGTGGATGCCACCGATGAAGTGGTTGCAGCAGGTTTTTGTGCGGTCTTTGCTGCTGAATTTGCTGGGCTGTCACAAGGCTTGTCGCTGGAAGGTGGGGCTATTGTTCGAGCTGATGATGAATACGGTGCAGCAGCATGTCCAGTTGATAGAATGCTCGAACGTGGCCCCGTGGAAAAATTCCTCTCTGTAGAAATCTTAGTCTTCATACTAGCATGTCGTCCCTGCACTTCCCTTTCAGCTTTACAAGCAAGATGGAACAAACGGGTTATGTTAGTGTACTCTTTATATGCAAGGATGTCTTGGATTTCATGATTTAACCCACCCAAAAATCTAGCCATAGCGGGTTCCACATCCTCCTCTAAATTGCAGCATAGCATACCCATTTGCAGCTCTTGATAGTATTCTTCTACACTTTTAGTACCCTGTTTTAATTGCTGCAGCTTGTTTAACAGATCACGTGCATTGTAAGATGGAACAAATCTAGCCCTCATGACCCATTTCAAAGCATCCcaagtttgtggcatgttattaggatttttcttgccatgttctatccaccaaatggaagaaaaatcAGTGAACTCACTAGTTGCAGCCCTAACATATGCATTTTCAGTAAAATCATGACAAGTAAACTTTTGTTCAACAGCCATCTCCCAAGTAAGataagcatcaagatcatatttACCATCAAAAGAGGGTATCTTAAATTTTATCTTACTGAAAGCATTGTCAATATTATGTACCTCACGTGGACGCGGTCCACCCATACCTCGACGGTTATGGCGTCGACGTCTCCGATCTCGATCCTCCTTCTTCAGTGTCAGCAGAATAATCAGCTTGGTGTTGTTGGAGATCTGCGTGGCCTCTATTTGCAcaatcttctcatttatcaCCTGCAAATCATTATCAATCCCATCGCTGTGCTCCCTCACTTTTGAAAATGCTGCATGATGCCCTTGGTGCGAGGTGTAAGCGGACCTccttcatcctcttcctcaTTGCCTGAACCTGCCATGGAAAAGGTGCAAGAGCAAATAGGAAACAAGTAAAGTAGGAAATTCCCTACAACTACTGGATGCAATTTGTGTGTGGCGCTCTCTCACTCTCAACCTATTGTACAAGCTCTTACCAATTCTTACCCTGCTCACAGGAGGGTCGGCAATAACAAGTCGGGCACTAGAAAGAAAGTGTATCGGTGCTGCAGCACCAACTCCTGTAAAGCTGAAAATCGAGTATGTGGAGCTGTAGGTGGGCTAAAAGAACACAAGGAAATACTAGCACCACGTTACTCACAAAAGCAAGTAATCGTTCGATGGTTGTCTTGTGCTGGTCCTATCCTAGACTGTGCTAGAGACGTGAGCCTAGATATAAGAGAAGCCAcaaagcaccaaccaaaacagcagGAACAACAAAGGAGGAATCAGCccctttttctcttcttcttcttcttctctttttttgtttctttttgtttttctttttttttcttttttttaggggACACTCAAAAACTGATTATATGAACAAAGGACTGCAATTCAGAAAATCAGCACATAcacttttttttggaaagaGTAGGGGTAAAAAGGTAAAAAGAAGATGGCCGAACTCCACCTATTTGTAGAATCGCACTTGGTCTTCAACACAGATCAGAATGGAACATGATGGTGAGAAAAGCAGATGGGGAGAAAAGGTGCGCGGAAGTGACTAGATGGTGACAGGAACTCAAAACTCTATGGGACTAATAACCAATATCGGCAACTTGACACAACCCAACGCAACCGAAGACTCAATAAGTCCTAACCAAGCAGTTCTAGTAAAGGCTCAAAGGGTCTATGGGATCTCGAAAAAACTAATCTACTAATTTTTTGGGCTTTTTCTAGACTATAGGAAAAGTAAAACAGCGAGGAAAAGGAAATCGTTCACCGATGAACTTTGCTCTGATTACCAACTGATGAGAACCCGTGGGGGGATTttccgatctttcggtgaggaCGAACtggataactcgatttgaggGGGAGAGAAGGCGTTGGTGGTCCGACTTCAGCAATCCAGAGACGCTGCGCCTTAGCAATCGATACACCTCTTCCCTAGTCGCTGCACCCTTGCGATGCACGACACCGGCCACGAGGGCACCCGTCctgcaagcaaatcgaagaaaTTGCAAGAACAAGTAAACAAGCACTGAAATCGCAAGGGGGAAAGCAAGAACTCAATCTGGATTGATCGAATATGGGGTTTTGAATACAAGAAGATAGGCGGCTAGATCAGCACGTGCGCTCCAGGGGAAGTAGTGACAACTATTTCACGAAAACAAAATCCCACCCTCCCATGGCGGCTGCTGGGGCTGTAAATACTGGGAGGACGACCTCCAACCCTAGGACGCGCCCAAAGTGGGCTCAACTGGATACACGGCCCATTGGGCCAAAATAGAGTGGCGCGGCACCATGGACTGAAAACCCTTCTGTAAGGAAATGTCTACTGCACTCAAATCAGAACAGGTACCATCATGAGGCCGGATCCGTTTAAAAGAGGAGTTTATAAGATTTTTGTGAAGTACTTGAACATCCCGATCGGAGTCCAAATTAAGTCTTGACCGTTGTGACAAGTTGGTGTTGTCCTGCTGTCCGAAACCAGCCCACGCGAATCTGCTCCCCTTCTTATCCTCTCCATTATTCCTAAGCAAAACAAGAGTGCATGTGTTTCCATTGAAGAAATATAATGGACAAGACCTTAAAAATGAACTTACTTGATGATTGAGTTGACGGGCACGAGCGTGAGTAATTGGACCAGGTGGTGGGGATGTCGCAGCTGCCGCTGTAGGTGGTGCTGTGGATATATCATTGGTgttgatgtcctcatcacctTCAATGCCAGATCTTTAGCACATTGAAGCATGTTGTCGACTCCCGTGCTCATCAGCCccctctccatgagagggaAGCTGAAGGCGTTGCTAGCTTCAGCGAGGAATCCCCACTCATGGTCGCTGCTCTCGATCCGAAGGATCCCAGCTATATTGCCTCCTATCAGTTTTGATTCCGAGACACCCAGTTGAGAAGTAACTTTGATGGGGTTGGAGCTGCTGACAAGGTAGCTGCTGCTCTCCATGAAATCAGAGCTAGCAGACTTCGGGACAACAGCCTCGGTGGCAGCCGCTTTCTCCGGCACTGAATCACCGGTCTCCGGCGCGGCCATTTTTCGGCCAGCTGAGGGAGTATATTCATCGTCCGAAGAGCAAGTCGATAATGATGTGGATGTCTGTAAcatcctaatttaaatttcagtatttaataataaatttaaatagctttatttaattttctaaggttttatatgctgagccttgcatttaaattaattttctttcacaagtaattaaaatttttctaggtttaaacttatttgtgcattcatgctggtgcaaaagttttatttggttgagtgcttagggtttgaattcaaatagtttgagtgtggtttgagaaagaaaaggaaaaagaaaaacaggaaCCAAACCAGCCCAAGAACCCCGTCGGCCCAACCCGCGTGTTTCCTCCGTTCCTCCCGGTCCGGCCCAAACTCGCTGCGGCCCAGTCTCCTTCGCAGCccaggccgcgcgcgccgtTCTCCCCGCTATGACTGACACCTCGGCCCCGCACGTCAGCTGCTCTCTCACGCCCGCGCGTGTCGTGTTCGACTAACCCgacggccccacctgtcggaaccttcttcttcctcctttcctttcttccacccGCGTCCGAGCTTCTCTGCTCGTTCGACCGCGCCCCGCTCGTTTCGCCACTACACGGTGGACCGACCCCGGCACTCTGGCCCGCTCGCCAGACCTCCACGCGCCCACGACCTTCTAGAAGCCGCACCCCGAAATGGATCACGCGGACGCCGGTACGCAATCCGATCTTCCAGCGCGGCATCAATCCCGGCCGCGATCTCCGCCGCGCTCACAACGGGCATTCACGCCCAAAATTCCCGGCCTCCTCCATTAACTTGCACCCCCGCGGCCCCCCTGCACCGCACGTTCCTTTCCAGCGCAAGCTAGAACCCAGCACCGCAGCATCCGCCTAGCCccaccgcgcagagcccctGTGCCGCCATGCACCCGCAGCTCCACCGCCTCCCAGCCACCGCCGAccgccgcaggagctccgcctcgacgccaGGAGCCTCCCCGAGCCCGCAGCCCTCGGTTTCTACCTGCACACGTTGGAATTCTGCCCGgaaccgccgccgcaggtgagtcAGTCCTCGACCAATTGCTCGCGGCCGGTGGTTCTCAAGCCATACTAACCCCATGTCCTACTTCACAGCGTCGCCACGAGTCCAGCTGTGATGTCTAGGAGCCCGGAGCACCCCTGTAGCAGCACCATCCATGAGCACCACCCGTGCACCGCCGCCGAACCTCGACGCCGGCACCCCTGCAGGCCTCTCCTGCCCGACCTAgaccctcggtgagcatcacCTCGGCCCCCTCTGTCTTTTGCGCTAGGAATCTATGCCTGTAGACCACTCCAGGTGCCGGAACACCGGCCACCgaagctccaccgccgcccgctccacTGCTCTGCCATGGCGGATGCCCTGCAGCCCAGCACAGCCCCGCACGAGCCTCGTACTGGCTCTCCCGTGCCGCACAGAGGCCTTGCGCACGTTTTGCACCCCTGAACCGACCCTGGACCCGCCCGAGCATGCTGCGCCTGCAAGCTCCGCCGTGCAAAGCCGCCGCGGCAGTCACACCCGGCGTGCAGAGCCTCGCCGAGCCTCACAAATGCctcaggtggatcacgcatgatgTGTAGATCATCCCAGACCCAAACCTGGGTCGATTTGAGCCCCAGAGCACCATTTCCGGTGAACTCCGGTGAGCCCcgacaagcgccgccgcggaaaatGGTCGCCGGCCTCGAACGCCGTCGTCCCCGCGCGCAGACCCGATCTGAACCGTCCGATCCGAAATCGATGCGTgagattagatccagatccgacgTCCTGGAcccgaagataccggttcgcttggtaattttgttaaagagcccctgggtttctttgaaattaacccgcagtccactgcagttcaaaagtaattgcagtTAAGCCTTGTTTTTAACATTTAGGCCCCTAAGCTTTcaagaaatagaacccgcagtccagcccgcATGTTTTCACACGTTAGCCCCTGAAAATACCCGTTAATTACATTTAAGTCCCTAGTTTTTGCACGGaaacccctggaaccttagttttctcgcagtttagtccctagacctagttttagctctagtttccacgttctagctccgttt
This genomic interval from Panicum virgatum strain AP13 chromosome 8K, P.virgatum_v5, whole genome shotgun sequence contains the following:
- the LOC120644236 gene encoding uncharacterized protein LOC120644236 isoform X1, which codes for MGGPRPREVHNIDNAFSKIKFKIPSFDGKYDLDAYLTWEMAVEQKFTCHDFTENAYVRAATSEFTDFSSIWWIEHGKKNPNNMPQTWDALKWVMRARFVPSYNARDLLNKLQQLKQGTKSVEEYYQELQMGMLCCNLEEDVEPAMARFLGGLNHEIQDILAYKEYTNITRLFHLACKAEREVQGRHASMKTKISTERNFSTGPRSSILSTGHAAAPYSSSARTIAPPSSDKPCDSPANSAAKTAQKPAATTSSVASTGRTRDVQCHRCKGFGHVMRDYPSKCVLVAKNDSEYSSASELDEDTLALLAADHAGSEGCPKEHINAAEADRYESLIVQCVLSAQMEKA
- the LOC120644236 gene encoding uncharacterized protein LOC120644236 isoform X2, which gives rise to MGGPRPREVHNIDNAFSKIKFKIPSFDGKYDLDAYLTWEMAVEQKFTCHDFTENAYVRAATSEFTDFSSIWWIEHGKKNPNNMPQTWDALKWVMRARFVPSYNARDLLNKLQQLKQGTKSVEEYYQELQMGMLCCNLEEDVEPAMARFLGGLNHEIQDILAYKEYTNITRLFHLACKAEREVQGRHASMKTKISTERNFSTGPRSSILSTGHAAAPYSSSARTIAPPSSDKPCDSPANSAAKTAQKPAATTSSVASTGRTRDVQCHRCKGFGHVMRDYPSKCVLVAKNDTEADRYESLIVQCVLSAQMEKA